From Bacteroidales bacterium, one genomic window encodes:
- a CDS encoding type I glyceraldehyde-3-phosphate dehydrogenase yields the protein MRKIKVGINGFGRIGRLVFRACLERDDMEVVGINDLLAANYMAYMLKYDTVHGH from the coding sequence ATGAGAAAAATTAAAGTTGGAATTAACGGCTTCGGAAGAATTGGCCGTTTGGTGTTCAGAGCTTGTCTCGAACGCGATGATATGGAAGTAGTAGGAATTAATGACCTATTGGCTGCGAATTATATGGCATATATGCTGAAATATGATACTGTACATGGGCATT